Proteins from a genomic interval of Kribbella aluminosa:
- a CDS encoding MFS transporter — protein MRAVYAAHTVSMLGTVGAQVALSILIFERTGSPLLSALVLVCSFLPYAIGGVLFSSMTDRFPARRVLVTCDLLSATCVLAMLLPGMPIAGLLGLLVGLGMIAPIFAGARAASLAYLLPQDLFPVGRSLLRAIGQTAVLTGFALGGIAVAAIGARSLLIVEVVTFGLSAILIGTGTPSTPPGERARSAVRDSWTGLQLVFGNVKLRNLILLTWVAPAFSSLPDGLAVAYTAQVGTAAAAAGALFTGYAVGGVFGELVVARFTPSVRRRLVVPLLLTSQLPAVAFLTVPPIPVAAVLLAISGAGYAFNQGVDPLILNAVDPARRGRLFTIQTSGLMAIQGVSIALGGVIGSFLAPNLTIALAGVLGTTTTLLVARQALTTAPRRPATQVL, from the coding sequence ATGCGTGCCGTGTACGCCGCGCACACCGTCTCCATGCTCGGGACGGTCGGCGCACAGGTGGCCCTGTCGATCCTGATCTTCGAGCGGACCGGTTCGCCGTTGCTGTCGGCGCTCGTCCTGGTGTGCTCGTTCCTGCCGTACGCCATAGGCGGGGTGCTGTTCTCGTCGATGACGGACCGCTTCCCGGCGCGGCGTGTACTCGTGACGTGCGACCTGCTCAGTGCGACTTGTGTGCTTGCCATGCTGCTGCCGGGGATGCCCATCGCGGGGCTGCTCGGTCTGCTGGTCGGGCTCGGGATGATCGCGCCGATCTTCGCCGGTGCCCGCGCGGCGAGTCTGGCGTACCTGTTGCCGCAGGACCTGTTCCCGGTCGGGAGGTCGTTGCTGCGGGCAATCGGTCAGACGGCGGTACTGACCGGGTTCGCGCTCGGCGGGATCGCGGTGGCGGCGATCGGCGCGCGGTCGTTGCTGATCGTCGAAGTGGTGACATTCGGATTGTCGGCAATCCTGATCGGCACCGGAACGCCGAGCACGCCGCCGGGGGAGCGCGCCCGGAGCGCGGTCCGGGACTCGTGGACCGGCCTGCAGCTGGTGTTCGGGAACGTGAAACTCCGGAACCTGATCCTGCTGACCTGGGTGGCGCCGGCGTTCTCGTCGCTGCCGGACGGACTCGCCGTCGCGTACACCGCCCAGGTCGGCACCGCAGCCGCGGCCGCCGGTGCGTTGTTCACCGGATATGCGGTCGGCGGCGTGTTCGGCGAGCTCGTCGTCGCACGGTTCACCCCTTCCGTGCGGCGACGGCTCGTCGTTCCGTTGCTGCTCACCAGCCAGCTGCCGGCGGTCGCGTTCCTGACCGTGCCGCCGATCCCGGTCGCGGCTGTACTGCTGGCGATCTCCGGCGCCGGGTACGCGTTCAATCAGGGCGTCGACCCGCTGATCCTGAACGCCGTCGACCCGGCGCGCCGCGGTCGATTGTTCACAATCCAAACGAGCGGCCTGATGGCGATCCAGGGCGTCAGCATCGCCCTCGGCGGCGTGATCGGCTCCTTCCTCGCCCCGAACCTGACGATCGCGCTGGCCGGCGTACTCGGTACGACGACCACGCTGCTGGTCGCGCGTCAGGCCCTCACCACGGCGCCACGTCGTCCAGCGACCCAGGTCCTCTGA
- a CDS encoding LacI family DNA-binding transcriptional regulator — MVAQKPRRTTVADVARLAGVSAMTVSNVLNAPHRVAAPTVETVRAAIEELGYIPNHAARALSSGRSQVIGLPLYFDDEDDADDTGLGGFLHGLLGGLVKAAAVSGYGVHVTTPTDGATEIALYEKLIAARQVDAIVVLETMPHDPRIEFLSRRRFPFVAFGQTAADQRQCWVDVDNATSMAGIADYLQSTGRERAVYLATDSALPWVHQRRDGFVRGFPATEVRSFGSLEAVAAYLGDAEVPDAIVADNDAYAVVAMRTLQRRGIAVGEEVAVTGFNDFPFASMLDTPLTTARIPLQDIARCLFTRALHEIAGEPDEPGRLVPAPLVVRSSA, encoded by the coding sequence TTGGTTGCACAGAAGCCGCGGCGGACGACGGTCGCGGACGTCGCCCGGCTGGCCGGGGTGTCGGCGATGACGGTGTCGAACGTGCTGAACGCGCCGCACCGGGTCGCGGCGCCGACGGTGGAGACCGTGCGCGCCGCGATCGAGGAGCTCGGGTACATCCCGAACCACGCGGCCCGCGCGCTGTCGTCCGGGCGTAGCCAGGTGATCGGGCTGCCGCTGTACTTCGACGACGAGGACGACGCTGACGACACAGGGCTCGGCGGATTCCTGCACGGGCTGCTCGGCGGGCTGGTGAAGGCGGCCGCCGTGTCCGGGTACGGCGTACACGTGACGACGCCGACCGACGGTGCGACCGAGATCGCGTTGTACGAGAAGTTGATCGCGGCGCGGCAGGTGGACGCGATCGTCGTGCTGGAGACGATGCCGCACGATCCGCGGATCGAGTTCCTCAGCCGGCGGCGGTTCCCGTTCGTCGCGTTCGGGCAGACGGCGGCCGACCAGCGGCAGTGCTGGGTCGACGTCGACAACGCGACGTCGATGGCGGGGATTGCAGACTATCTACAATCGACAGGGCGGGAGCGGGCCGTGTACCTGGCGACCGACAGCGCTTTGCCGTGGGTGCATCAGCGGCGGGACGGGTTCGTGCGCGGGTTCCCGGCGACCGAGGTGCGTTCGTTCGGTTCGCTGGAGGCGGTGGCGGCGTACCTCGGGGACGCGGAGGTTCCGGACGCGATCGTCGCCGACAACGACGCGTACGCGGTGGTCGCGATGCGGACGTTGCAGCGGCGCGGGATCGCGGTCGGCGAGGAGGTCGCGGTCACCGGGTTCAACGACTTCCCGTTCGCGAGCATGCTCGACACCCCGCTGACCACGGCCCGGATACCACTCCAGGACATCGCCCGCTGCCTGTTCACCCGGGCCCTCCACGAGATCGCCGGCGAACCCGACGAGCCCGGCCGCCTGGTCCCCGCACCACTCGTAGTCCGCTCGAGCGCCTGA
- a CDS encoding ArsR/SmtB family transcription factor yields the protein MTVLRFTQADALRCRFGASPLWETMSAVRVLHQSRRRSLYDDWLDTKRDAAAGLDLRGLKAVQPRAGFTPDFLTPPPKASRAKFATEIARVRGASLEKVRAELVQSRDELQNPAAPEIDKMLADLPGTRERLADEIESAWEALVRPDWPMISRVLEDDIAYRGRQLTDGGLAGLFDDLHPTLSWENDRLIATRYRSADRDLSGQGLLLVPGVFAWPHLVMVVDPAYHPTLVYPARGAARLWSDAPAPPDALARLLGRTRATLLVALDPPATTSALATQYGLALATVAEHLSALSDAGLATRRRTGHQVHYRRSEVGQAVIDASVGQPSSGVRMLT from the coding sequence ATGACGGTACTGCGTTTCACGCAGGCCGACGCGCTCCGCTGCCGCTTCGGCGCCTCGCCGTTGTGGGAGACGATGTCGGCCGTCCGGGTCCTGCACCAGTCCCGGCGCCGTTCCCTGTACGACGACTGGCTGGATACGAAACGTGACGCAGCAGCCGGCCTCGACCTGCGCGGACTCAAGGCCGTCCAGCCGCGCGCCGGGTTCACGCCGGACTTCCTGACCCCGCCGCCGAAAGCCTCCCGCGCGAAGTTCGCGACCGAGATCGCGCGCGTCCGCGGTGCCTCGCTGGAGAAGGTCCGCGCGGAGCTCGTCCAGTCCCGCGACGAGCTGCAGAACCCGGCCGCACCCGAGATCGACAAGATGCTCGCCGACCTGCCCGGCACCCGGGAGCGGCTCGCGGACGAGATCGAGAGCGCGTGGGAGGCGCTGGTCAGACCGGACTGGCCAATGATCAGCCGCGTACTCGAGGACGACATCGCGTACCGCGGCCGGCAGCTGACCGACGGCGGGCTGGCCGGGCTGTTCGACGACCTGCACCCGACGCTCAGCTGGGAGAACGACCGGCTGATCGCCACGCGGTACCGTTCCGCCGACCGCGACCTGTCCGGGCAGGGCCTCCTGCTCGTCCCCGGTGTCTTCGCCTGGCCGCACCTCGTGATGGTCGTCGACCCGGCGTACCACCCGACGCTGGTCTACCCGGCCCGCGGCGCCGCCCGCCTCTGGTCCGACGCCCCCGCTCCCCCGGACGCGCTCGCCCGCCTGCTCGGCCGTACCCGCGCGACGCTTCTCGTGGCCCTCGACCCACCCGCCACCACGAGCGCCCTCGCCACGCAGTACGGTCTCGCCCTCGCCACCGTCGCCGAACACCTGTCCGCCTTGTCCGACGCCGGCCTCGCGACCCGACGGCGTACCGGCCATCAGGTGCACTACCGGCGCAGCGAGGTGGGACAGGCCGTTATCGACGCCTCCGTCGGACAACCGTCCTCCGGCGTCAGAATGTTGACGTGA
- a CDS encoding SDR family NAD(P)-dependent oxidoreductase has translation MNQNEVALVTGGNKGIGHEIVRQLASRGFTVYLGARNAARGTAAAAGLSGDVRFVQLDVTDVESVAAAAKQVDADSGRLDVLVNNAGVVAEWGTSVADITAEQVRTAYDVNVFGVVSAINAFVPLLRRSPNARIVNMSSGLGSMNLLSELDGRLTTQGLLAYSSSKAALNALTLVYASALRADGIKVNAATPGLVPTDLNTQAAVPRGTRTVADGAAVPVALATLPADGPTGVFRGPGSLDDVAPW, from the coding sequence ATGAATCAGAACGAAGTCGCCCTCGTCACGGGCGGGAACAAGGGCATCGGCCACGAGATCGTCCGGCAACTCGCGAGCCGCGGGTTCACGGTCTACCTCGGAGCGCGGAACGCCGCGCGAGGTACGGCGGCCGCGGCCGGGCTGAGCGGGGACGTACGGTTCGTCCAGCTCGACGTGACCGACGTGGAGTCGGTCGCGGCCGCCGCGAAGCAGGTCGACGCGGACTCCGGCCGACTGGACGTGCTGGTGAACAATGCCGGCGTCGTCGCCGAATGGGGCACCTCAGTCGCGGACATCACCGCCGAGCAGGTACGGACGGCGTACGACGTGAACGTGTTCGGCGTGGTGTCCGCGATCAACGCGTTCGTGCCGCTGCTCCGGCGCTCTCCGAACGCGCGGATCGTCAACATGTCGAGCGGTCTCGGCTCGATGAACCTGCTGTCGGAGCTCGACGGGCGCCTCACGACACAAGGCCTGCTCGCGTACAGCTCCTCGAAGGCCGCCCTCAACGCGCTCACGCTCGTGTACGCGAGCGCACTGCGCGCCGACGGCATCAAGGTGAACGCCGCGACGCCAGGTCTCGTCCCCACGGACCTGAACACCCAAGCCGCGGTACCGCGCGGAACCCGCACCGTCGCCGACGGCGCCGCCGTACCGGTCGCGCTGGCAACTCTCCCGGCCGACGGGCCGACCGGTGTCTTCAGAGGACCTGGGTCGCTGGACGACGTGGCGCCGTGGTGA
- a CDS encoding EamA family transporter — translation MYSTKSVGLGFAVFSAVTFGGSGPFAKALIEAGFTPQQAAWVRILGAAVVLVPLVLVFRGRAGLRAARASWKALVLYGLTGIAGCQTLFFIAASRLPVGVALMLEFSGPVLVVAWLKFGAKAAVPRSAAIGVSIAVVGLATVAEIWSGLRIDAIGLLAGLGAAACQATYFILIDRLTGAADPLVMTAAGSVVGAVVLTLIAAPWGTPWHVLSDTIAIGHRHAPGWVMAAWLIVVSTVVAYLAGAAAVQRLSAPIAGAVAYLEVVAACVFALVLLGEMLRTNQIIGGVIVLAGAFVAQSSVGKVASPEVPEPPRTDVLDPVT, via the coding sequence GTGTACAGCACGAAGTCGGTGGGGTTGGGGTTCGCGGTCTTCTCCGCGGTCACGTTCGGTGGGTCGGGGCCGTTCGCCAAGGCCTTGATCGAGGCCGGCTTCACGCCGCAGCAGGCGGCCTGGGTACGGATCCTCGGCGCCGCCGTGGTGCTCGTCCCGCTCGTGCTGGTGTTCCGCGGCCGCGCCGGGCTGCGCGCGGCGCGGGCGTCCTGGAAGGCGCTGGTGCTCTACGGCCTGACCGGGATCGCCGGCTGCCAGACGCTGTTCTTCATCGCCGCGAGCCGGCTGCCGGTGGGCGTGGCGCTGATGCTCGAGTTCTCCGGGCCGGTGCTGGTGGTCGCGTGGCTCAAGTTCGGCGCGAAGGCCGCCGTACCGCGGTCGGCCGCGATCGGGGTGAGTATCGCGGTCGTCGGCCTGGCCACGGTGGCGGAGATCTGGTCCGGGTTGCGGATCGACGCGATCGGACTGCTCGCCGGGCTCGGCGCGGCCGCCTGCCAGGCGACGTACTTCATCCTGATCGACCGGCTGACCGGCGCCGCGGACCCGCTGGTGATGACCGCGGCCGGCAGCGTGGTCGGAGCCGTCGTACTGACGTTGATCGCGGCACCCTGGGGTACGCCGTGGCACGTGCTCAGCGACACGATCGCGATCGGCCACCGGCACGCGCCCGGGTGGGTGATGGCGGCCTGGCTGATCGTGGTGAGTACGGTCGTCGCGTACCTGGCGGGTGCGGCCGCCGTGCAGCGGCTGTCGGCACCGATCGCCGGGGCGGTCGCGTACCTCGAGGTGGTCGCGGCCTGCGTCTTCGCGCTGGTGCTGCTCGGCGAGATGCTCCGGACGAACCAGATCATCGGCGGCGTGATCGTACTGGCCGGCGCGTTCGTGGCCCAGTCGTCGGTCGGGAAGGTCGCTTCCCCGGAGGTCCCCGAGCCTCCCCGCACCGACGTGCTGGACCCGGTCACCTGA
- a CDS encoding glycoside hydrolase family 36 protein has product MTTFEIRSPDGRTVRTGSLGGPGALTARPAAETGVQRYDVVADGPVTLRWTWPAGDAVTLWRATQGSHRELPTDWGSHREIRSVRSAPVASLVDARSSSLLTISLSASVRTCDFAVGVNEETAEQLIELTVTDVEGEGFTLRIDLRAQHFADALRAVTAEWTAELGDRIAAVPEVAREAMYSTWYSDHQHVSAASVERHARAGTAYGTKAVIVDDGWQTDDTRRGYAYCGDWEPTGATFPDMLEHVRRVHEFGQRYVLWLAPPLIGVYSKAWDRFKDRTLGFADGEVTAVLDPRYPEVREHLLECCIRPVRDWGVDGLKIDFIDSWARDPVPAGPGADCSSVDEGVERFLQAVTDELRSLRSDVLIEFRQDYVHPRLWQFGTFLRAGDCALDPVENRVRIVDCRLLAGDRAVHSDMLMWHPSASAENVAQQFIGSLFSTAQVSMELDDLSAEHEQVVRYWLGFMHDHADALLHGVLLPSRPDARYTQVRAVGADETVVAVFTDPVVRVEDPCTVVVNGSPGRRLYVEGAAGSVGLVVSDCSGHEVHRETTTAPDVWVIDVPVGGLARIVRT; this is encoded by the coding sequence GTGACGACATTCGAGATCCGCTCTCCCGACGGACGCACCGTTCGGACGGGGAGCCTGGGCGGACCCGGTGCGCTGACCGCGCGGCCGGCCGCCGAGACCGGCGTGCAGCGGTACGACGTGGTGGCCGACGGCCCGGTGACGCTGCGCTGGACCTGGCCGGCCGGGGATGCGGTGACCCTTTGGCGGGCGACCCAGGGCTCGCATCGGGAGCTCCCGACGGACTGGGGCTCGCACCGCGAGATCCGCTCCGTCCGCTCGGCTCCGGTGGCGTCGCTCGTCGATGCGCGGAGCAGTAGTTTGTTGACAATCTCCTTGTCGGCAAGCGTCCGGACCTGCGACTTCGCGGTCGGCGTCAACGAGGAGACCGCCGAGCAGCTGATCGAGCTGACCGTGACGGATGTCGAGGGCGAAGGCTTCACCCTGCGGATCGACCTTCGCGCCCAGCACTTCGCCGACGCCTTGCGTGCGGTGACCGCCGAGTGGACTGCCGAGCTGGGTGACCGGATCGCGGCGGTGCCGGAGGTTGCGCGGGAGGCGATGTACTCGACCTGGTACAGCGACCACCAGCACGTGTCGGCCGCGTCGGTGGAGCGGCACGCCCGGGCGGGTACGGCGTACGGGACCAAGGCGGTGATTGTCGACGACGGCTGGCAGACCGACGACACGCGGCGCGGGTACGCGTACTGCGGCGACTGGGAGCCGACCGGCGCGACGTTCCCGGACATGCTCGAGCACGTACGGCGGGTGCACGAGTTCGGGCAGCGGTACGTGCTGTGGCTCGCGCCGCCGTTGATCGGCGTCTACTCGAAGGCCTGGGATCGGTTCAAGGACCGTACTCTCGGCTTCGCCGACGGTGAGGTGACCGCGGTGCTGGACCCGCGCTACCCGGAGGTCCGCGAGCATCTGCTGGAGTGCTGCATCCGTCCCGTGCGGGACTGGGGTGTCGACGGGCTGAAGATCGACTTCATCGACTCCTGGGCGCGGGACCCCGTTCCCGCGGGACCGGGTGCCGACTGTTCTTCGGTCGACGAAGGTGTCGAGCGTTTCCTGCAAGCGGTCACCGACGAGCTGCGCAGCCTGCGGTCCGACGTGCTGATCGAGTTCCGGCAGGACTACGTGCACCCGCGGCTGTGGCAGTTCGGCACGTTCCTGCGGGCCGGCGACTGCGCGCTCGACCCGGTCGAGAACCGCGTGCGGATTGTCGATTGTCGACTGTTGGCGGGGGACCGCGCGGTGCACTCGGACATGCTGATGTGGCACCCGTCCGCGTCGGCGGAGAACGTCGCGCAGCAGTTCATCGGATCGCTGTTCAGTACGGCGCAGGTGTCGATGGAGCTGGACGACCTGTCCGCGGAGCACGAACAGGTCGTCCGGTACTGGCTCGGATTCATGCACGACCACGCCGATGCGTTGCTGCACGGCGTACTGCTGCCGTCCCGGCCGGACGCTCGCTACACGCAGGTGCGCGCGGTCGGCGCCGACGAAACTGTCGTTGCCGTGTTCACCGACCCGGTCGTACGGGTAGAGGACCCCTGCACGGTTGTGGTCAACGGGAGCCCCGGGCGCCGGCTGTATGTCGAAGGTGCGGCCGGATCGGTCGGCCTCGTAGTGTCGGACTGCTCCGGCCACGAGGTGCACCGGGAGACCACGACCGCGCCCGATGTCTGGGTGATCGACGTACCGGTCGGCGGCTTGGCCCGGATCGTACGGACTTAA
- a CDS encoding LysR family transcriptional regulator, which produces MPEPEIRELRYFRAVAEELNITRAAERLGIAQPPLSRAMRRLEHRLGVELFDRSGTRLGLTTAGETLFKESGPVLDALDSAVRRTQRAAQSAQGLVVTAKPGVATELLHRIVSELRDELPGVRVVVSGFGEQADMVRDGRADVALVSRPFDDPGLEMEELYEEPRVAALPAGHALAGREVLRAEDLAGIPAPRWNRANVAERNYWSARPDDPVDGPVVQDSSQLLEVVAFGQAVALVPRSMAERNVRPDVVYRPVLDVEPYRMLVVWPAGSRSTDLAAFVEAAIRHSSEPPPAR; this is translated from the coding sequence ATGCCGGAGCCCGAGATCCGCGAACTGCGCTATTTCCGTGCCGTCGCCGAAGAGCTGAACATCACCCGCGCCGCCGAGCGGTTGGGGATCGCGCAACCGCCGTTGTCGCGGGCGATGCGGCGGCTCGAGCACCGCCTCGGGGTCGAGCTGTTCGACCGGTCGGGGACGCGGCTCGGGCTGACGACGGCGGGGGAGACGCTGTTCAAGGAGTCCGGGCCGGTGCTCGACGCGCTGGACTCGGCGGTGCGGCGGACGCAGCGGGCGGCGCAGTCCGCTCAGGGGCTGGTGGTGACGGCCAAGCCTGGGGTTGCGACCGAGCTGCTGCACCGGATCGTGAGTGAGCTCCGGGATGAGCTGCCGGGGGTGCGGGTGGTGGTGAGCGGGTTCGGCGAGCAGGCGGACATGGTGCGGGACGGGCGGGCGGACGTCGCGCTGGTGAGCCGGCCGTTCGACGACCCTGGGCTGGAGATGGAGGAGCTGTACGAGGAGCCGCGGGTGGCGGCGTTGCCTGCCGGGCATGCGTTGGCCGGGCGGGAGGTGCTGCGGGCCGAGGATCTGGCCGGGATCCCGGCGCCGCGGTGGAATCGGGCGAACGTTGCTGAGCGCAACTACTGGTCGGCGCGGCCGGACGATCCGGTGGACGGGCCGGTGGTGCAGGACTCCTCGCAACTGCTGGAGGTGGTCGCGTTCGGGCAGGCGGTCGCGCTGGTGCCGCGGTCGATGGCCGAGCGCAACGTCCGGCCCGACGTCGTGTACCGCCCGGTGCTCGACGTGGAGCCGTACCGGATGCTGGTGGTCTGGCCGGCCGGCAGCCGCTCCACCGACCTGGCCGCGTTCGTCGAGGCCGCAATCCGGCACTCCAGCGAACCGCCGCCCGCGCGGTGA
- a CDS encoding glycosyltransferase family 4 protein — protein sequence MTVLVVTNDFPPRQGGIETFVRSLCDQLCDELPDVVVYTSREPGDTAYDARLPFPVVRDRTSMLLPTARVTKRAVGLMRSYGADRVLFGAAAPLGLMGPALRRAGARRIVAMTHGHETWWAGVPGPRQALRRIGDAADALTTVSGWCEEQIRPALSSTAVVRRLTPGVDSVRFHPGVGGEQIRQGLGLAGVPVVVCVSRLIRRKGQDTLIRAWPRVRQAVPEARLLLVGGGPDRGYLEELAGRYGVADAVVFTGPVPWAEIPPYVDAGDVFAMPCRTRRFGLEPEALGIVTLEASACGKPVVVGDSGGAGDTVLHGTTGYLVDPYNPAAVGARIAGLLTNAGHCAELGTAGRKWVESEWGWGRSGGTLRELLDI from the coding sequence ATGACCGTTCTGGTCGTCACCAACGACTTCCCGCCGCGGCAGGGCGGGATCGAGACGTTCGTGCGCTCCCTGTGTGATCAGCTGTGCGACGAGCTTCCGGACGTCGTCGTGTACACCTCGCGGGAGCCGGGCGACACGGCGTACGACGCGCGGCTGCCGTTCCCCGTCGTACGCGACCGGACGTCGATGTTGTTGCCGACGGCCCGCGTTACGAAGCGGGCCGTGGGTTTGATGCGGTCGTACGGCGCTGATCGGGTGCTGTTCGGGGCGGCGGCGCCGCTCGGGTTGATGGGGCCGGCGTTGCGGCGGGCGGGGGCGCGGCGGATCGTCGCGATGACGCACGGGCACGAGACGTGGTGGGCCGGCGTACCGGGGCCGCGGCAGGCGTTGCGGCGGATCGGGGACGCGGCCGACGCGCTGACGACGGTGTCCGGGTGGTGCGAGGAGCAGATCAGGCCTGCGCTGTCGTCAACAGCCGTAGTACGGCGGCTGACGCCAGGGGTGGATTCGGTGCGCTTCCATCCGGGGGTCGGTGGGGAGCAGATCCGTCAGGGGCTCGGGCTGGCCGGGGTTCCGGTGGTGGTGTGCGTGTCGCGGCTGATCCGGCGGAAGGGGCAGGACACGTTGATCCGGGCGTGGCCGCGGGTGCGGCAGGCGGTGCCGGAGGCGCGGCTGTTACTGGTCGGCGGTGGTCCGGATCGTGGGTATCTGGAGGAGCTGGCCGGTCGGTACGGAGTGGCCGATGCGGTGGTGTTCACGGGGCCGGTGCCGTGGGCGGAGATTCCGCCGTACGTCGATGCCGGGGACGTGTTCGCAATGCCGTGCCGGACGCGGCGGTTCGGGTTGGAGCCGGAGGCGCTGGGGATCGTCACGCTGGAGGCGTCCGCCTGCGGGAAGCCCGTTGTCGTGGGGGATTCGGGTGGGGCGGGGGACACGGTTCTGCACGGTACGACGGGCTACTTGGTCGATCCGTACAACCCGGCGGCCGTGGGTGCGCGAATTGCCGGATTGTTGACAAACGCCGGGCACTGCGCCGAGTTGGGGACAGCCGGCCGGAAGTGGGTCGAGAGCGAGTGGGGCTGGGGGCGGTCGGGCGGCACGCTGCGAGAACTGCTGGACATCTGA
- a CDS encoding alanine--tRNA ligase-related protein: MNISRNFIDFFSDRGHVPTTGSTLIPRPGDPVLFTTSGMHPLTPYLEGEPHPLGRRLTGVQRCLRTTDLDEVGDSTHLTVFEMLGSWSLGDYGSSQTLGWGYELLTEGFGLDPKDLYVTVFGGDDQVPLDQVPLDQESLRTWQELGLPIELTTDDNWWSNGPTGPCGPDSEIFVWTGDGEPEGTPTTDDRWIEVWNHVMMRYRRHDDGSLEELKQQNIDTGLGLERLTMLLEGKSSVYETSLFEPWMRIIPKLWTLDERSQRIVIDHLRSSIVIVGDGVHPSNTGRGYVLRRLIRRMLTILWQDDESRSLSDVPVELFEHTQNHFHQGETVTLIRRILIDEEIRFGDLLDRGRKVLSHERFHKSLDDTDYEYLHETHGLPRELVDSLR; encoded by the coding sequence ATGAACATCAGCAGGAACTTCATCGACTTCTTCAGCGACCGCGGCCACGTCCCGACGACCGGGTCCACGCTCATCCCGCGGCCCGGTGATCCGGTGCTCTTCACCACCTCGGGGATGCATCCGCTCACGCCGTACCTGGAAGGCGAACCACATCCGCTGGGGCGCAGACTCACCGGTGTCCAGCGATGCCTGCGCACCACGGATCTCGACGAGGTCGGGGACTCCACCCACCTGACCGTGTTCGAGATGCTCGGCTCCTGGTCGCTCGGGGACTACGGGAGCAGCCAGACTCTGGGCTGGGGATACGAGCTGCTCACCGAGGGCTTCGGCCTGGACCCCAAGGACCTGTACGTGACCGTCTTCGGCGGCGACGACCAGGTGCCGCTCGACCAGGTGCCGCTCGACCAGGAGTCGCTGCGTACCTGGCAGGAGCTCGGGCTGCCGATCGAGCTGACCACCGACGACAACTGGTGGTCGAACGGCCCGACCGGTCCGTGCGGCCCGGACTCGGAGATCTTCGTCTGGACCGGCGACGGCGAGCCGGAGGGTACGCCGACCACCGACGACCGGTGGATCGAGGTGTGGAACCACGTGATGATGCGGTACCGCCGGCACGACGACGGCTCGCTCGAGGAACTGAAGCAGCAGAACATCGACACCGGGCTCGGTCTCGAGCGGCTGACGATGCTGCTCGAGGGCAAGTCGTCGGTGTACGAGACGTCGCTGTTCGAGCCGTGGATGCGGATCATCCCGAAGCTCTGGACGCTGGACGAGCGTTCGCAGCGGATCGTGATCGACCACCTGCGGTCCAGCATCGTGATCGTCGGCGACGGCGTGCACCCGTCGAACACCGGCCGCGGCTACGTGCTTCGCCGGCTGATCCGCAGAATGTTGACAATCCTCTGGCAGGACGACGAGTCGCGTTCGTTGTCCGACGTGCCGGTGGAGTTGTTCGAGCACACCCAGAACCACTTCCACCAGGGCGAGACGGTGACGCTGATCCGGCGGATCCTGATCGACGAGGAGATCCGGTTCGGCGACCTGCTCGACCGCGGCCGGAAGGTCCTCAGCCACGAGCGCTTCCACAAGTCGCTCGACGACACCGACTACGAGTACCTGCACGAGACCCACGGCCTGCCCCGCGAGCTTGTCGACTCGCTCAGGTGA